Below is a genomic region from Gemmobacter sp. 24YEA27.
TCAAGATGAAGCTGATCGCCTCGATCGTCGCGATCTCGGGCATCTCGCTGCTCAAGCGCTTTATGGAAATCGGCGATGCCAAGCCGCTCAACCCGACCGATCTCTACTGGATGGTCGTCATCCATGTGACTTTCGTGATCTCGGGTGTGCTCATGGCGCTGATGGACTGGTTCCAGGCCAAATCCTATTCCAGCCGGAAATAAGCATCTCGCCTCTGGCTTTGCGTCCGGCCTGAGGCTAGAACCCGGACGACAGCAGGAGGGACAGATGTCCGAAGCGATCATTCCGCAACCGGGAATCCTCGATATCGCCCTTTACGAGGGCGGTAAGGCTTCGGTTGCGGGTGTGGCAAATGCCGTGAAGCTCTCGTCGAACGAGAACCCCTTCGGCGCGCCCGACCGGGCCAAAGACGCATTCCAGCGGGCGGTGCATACGCTGAACCGCTATCCCTCGACCGATCATGCGGCGCTGCGGACCGCGATTGCCGAAGTCCATGGCCTTGATGCCGCCCGGGTGATCTGCGGCGCGGGGTCGGATGAGATCATCAATCTGCTGGTTCAGGCCTATGCCGGCCCGCGCGATGAGGTGATCTTTACCGAACATGGTTTCCTCATGTATCGCATCTGCGCGCTTGCGGCCGGGGCGACCCCGGTCGAAGTGCCGGAACGCGAGCGTATGACCGATGTGGATGCGATCCTGCGGGAATGCGGGCCGCGCACCAGGCTGGTTTTTATCGCGAATCCAAACAATCCGACCGGCACGATGATCGCGCCCGCCGAGGTCGCACGGCTGGCAGCCGGCCTTCCGGCAAGGGCGATCCTGGTGCTTGACGGCGCCTATGCCGAATATGTCGAGGAATTTGACGGCGGCCGCGCGCTGATCGAAGCGCGCTCGAATGTGGTGATGACCCGTACCTTCTCGAAGATCTACGGCCTTGGTGGCCTGCGGGTTGGCTGGGGCTATGGGCCGAAACATATCATCGATGTGCTCAACCGCATCCGTCAGCCTTTCAACCTCTCGACCGCGCAGCTTGAGGCCGCTGAGGCCGCTGTCCGCGATCAGGACTGGGTGGCAAAGTCGCGCAGCGAAAACACCCGGATGCGGGCCTGGCTTGCCGGTGCCCTGGCCGAGGCGGGGGTTCCATCCGATGTTTCCGCCGCGAATTTCATCCTTGCGCGATTCGCCAGCGCCGATGAGGCCGAGGCCTGTGACGCCTGGCTGCAAAAGGAAGGCCTGATCGTGCGTCGGGTCTCGGGCTATAAGCTGCCCAATTGCCTGCGCATCACCGTGGGCGATGAGGCCAGCTGCCGCCGGGTGGCCCATGCGGTGAACCAGTTCAAGGCGCAGAAATGAGCGCAGCCGCGCCGGTCGGGTCTTCGCGCGCGGCTTTTCCGCGCATCGCATTGATCGGGCTGGGGCTGATCGCCTCTTCCATGGCACATGCGCTGCGGGCCAAAGGGCTTTGCGACGAGATCATCGGCTATGCCCGTTCCGCCGAAACCCGCGCCATCGCGCTGGAGCTGTTTTGCGACCGGGTGACGGACAGCGCGGCCGAGGCTGTCGCAGGCGCCGATCTGGTGGTGCTTGCGGTCCCGGTTGG
It encodes:
- the hisC gene encoding histidinol-phosphate transaminase, with translation MSEAIIPQPGILDIALYEGGKASVAGVANAVKLSSNENPFGAPDRAKDAFQRAVHTLNRYPSTDHAALRTAIAEVHGLDAARVICGAGSDEIINLLVQAYAGPRDEVIFTEHGFLMYRICALAAGATPVEVPERERMTDVDAILRECGPRTRLVFIANPNNPTGTMIAPAEVARLAAGLPARAILVLDGAYAEYVEEFDGGRALIEARSNVVMTRTFSKIYGLGGLRVGWGYGPKHIIDVLNRIRQPFNLSTAQLEAAEAAVRDQDWVAKSRSENTRMRAWLAGALAEAGVPSDVSAANFILARFASADEAEACDAWLQKEGLIVRRVSGYKLPNCLRITVGDEASCRRVAHAVNQFKAQK